Proteins encoded by one window of Lathyrus oleraceus cultivar Zhongwan6 chromosome 1, CAAS_Psat_ZW6_1.0, whole genome shotgun sequence:
- the LOC127137241 gene encoding defensin-like protein 183: MVNKMHRSLSFFVIYALVIAVQLMQVEAKPSPCNVILGSCFTDNCSKKCMDYRGNSILLSSNCNFYNLCTCEYDKPPAGRSCTVGMGLCTDICGESCCDGNCKGRYMNTGTGVCVHDYDLYFCKCVYLR, encoded by the exons ATGGTGAACAAGATGCATAGATCACTCTCATTCTTTGTCATCTATGCTTTAGTTATTGCAG TGCAATTGATGCAGGTAGAAGCTAAACCATCACCATGCAATGTAATTCTGGGAAGTTGTTTTACTGATAATTGTAGTAAGAAGTGTATGGACTATCGAGGAAACTCTATACTTTTAAGTTCGAATTGTAACTTCTACAACTTATGCACATGTGAATACGATAAGCCACCAGCAGGAAGATCATGCACAGTTGGTATGGGACTCTGCACAGATATATGCGGTGAGTCTTGTTGCGATGGAAATTGTAAGGGTAGATATATGAACACAGGTACTGGGGTATGCGTCCATGACTATGATCTATACTTTTGTAAATGTGTGTATCTTCGTTGA